GGAAGTGGCCGCCGGGCGCGGCAACCGCCTGCACCTGCACCAGACCGACGACCAGGGCTGGAGCCTGCCCCTGCCTGGCCGGCCCGAGCTCGCGGCCCTCTCCCCGCAACTGAGCGTGGACGAACTGCGCGCCCTGGTGGCCCACGGCCGCGAGCTGGGCGTGGAGATCCTGCCCGAGGTGGACCTGCCCGGGCACTGCGGCGCCCTGCTGGAGGCCCGGCCCGACCTGGCCTGCCCCGGTCGGGGCGGTCCGCGACCCCGCGCCTGGGGCTGCCACGAGGCCCTGCTCTGCCTGGGGAATCCCGCCTTGCCGGAGTTCATGGGCGAGCTGCTGGACGAACTGGCCGCGCTCTTTCCCTTCGGCGTCGTCCATCTGGGCGGCGACGAGGTGCCCGCCCGGGCCTGGGCGGGCTGCCCGCGCTGCCGCGAACAGGCGCGCCGGGCCGGCCTGCCGGGCGTGGAGGCCCTGCCGGGCTGGTGGCTGCGCCAGCTGGAACCGCTCCTGCGCGAGCGCGGCCTGCGCGGCGCCTTCTGGGACGAGGCCCTCGACGGCCCGCCACCCCCCGGCTCCCTGCTCTTCGCCTGGCGCGGCGCCGCCGCCGTGGAACGCTGCTTGGCGGCGGGCTTCGCCACCGTGGCCTGCCCCCAGCACCCGTGCTATCTGGATCATTACCCGGGTTCGGGGAGCGAGCAGCCGCGGGCCATCGGCGGCTGGAATTCCTGGCAGGACCTGCGGGCCTTCGATCCTGCCGGTGGAGCCTCGGCCGCCGGGCTGCTGGGCGCCCAGGGCAACCTCTGGAGCGAGTACGTGGCGGATGAGGACCTGCTGATGGAACGCCTGCAGCCGCGCCTGGCCGCGCTGCTGGAGACGCTTTGGGCCGGGCCGCGGGGTGCTGCGGACTTTGCTGGCCGTTTGCCCGCCCTGCTGCGCGATCAGCAGGCCCGGGGCTGGCGGCCCCGGCTGGATCCGCCCCACGTGTCCGGCGCCCCGCTGGCCCTGAGCGGCGAGTCCCTCGACCTGCGCATCACCCGTTGCCTGCCGGAGACCGAGTTGGAGGCGCGCTGGGACGACGGCGACTGGGAGCCGCTGGCGGAGGGGACGCTACGAATGGCTCCCATGGCCGGGCGGCGCCGGCTGGCCCTGCGCCAGCGCCTGGGAGTGCTCGGCAGCCGGCCGCTGGAGCTGGAGCTGAACTGGGTCGAACCTTGGCCCGCGCGGATTCCGGCCGCGTCGGAATCCATCGTCACGGCCCGCTGGCTGCTGGCCGCCGAGCCCGACTGGCGCCTGGTGGCGCCGGATTCCCAGGCGGAGTTCACGCTGGAGACGCTGGACTGGCCGCGGGCCGCCGTGGAGGAGCGCTGGGCCGAGCCGCTGTCGCCCCCGCCGCCGCCCGCCGAACCCTGGGTCTCCGGGCCCGCCACGCCTACCCTGCCGCCGCTGGCACCCTGGGGTCCCGTGCGCGGCTTGCAGCGCCGCACGACGATCACGGTCCCCCACAGCGGCATCTGGCGCTTCCGGCTGGAGAGCTACAGCCTGGCGCGGCTCTGGCTGGACGGCCACCTGCTGCTGGACCACGATGG
This genomic interval from Candidatus Delongbacteria bacterium contains the following:
- a CDS encoding family 20 glycosylhydrolase — its product is MDAASFWPPSLPPPRALEVRPGAALHPGQAFHLHFTPSEAAQELDPEARARLLAHARRRALTPSDARERIPLDLSLRPDLEPEGFELELRAEASTLAAGGEAGLHAGLETLARLRTCDTALPALRVADSPLQAWRGVMLDCARHAWPAPRLHALLEEVAAGRGNRLHLHQTDDQGWSLPLPGRPELAALSPQLSVDELRALVAHGRELGVEILPEVDLPGHCGALLEARPDLACPGRGGPRPRAWGCHEALLCLGNPALPEFMGELLDELAALFPFGVVHLGGDEVPARAWAGCPRCREQARRAGLPGVEALPGWWLRQLEPLLRERGLRGAFWDEALDGPPPPGSLLFAWRGAAAVERCLAAGFATVACPQHPCYLDHYPGSGSEQPRAIGGWNSWQDLRAFDPAGGASAAGLLGAQGNLWSEYVADEDLLMERLQPRLAALLETLWAGPRGAADFAGRLPALLRDQQARGWRPRLDPPHVSGAPLALSGESLDLRITRCLPETELEARWDDGDWEPLAEGTLRMAPMAGRRRLALRQRLGVLGSRPLELELNWVEPWPARIPAASESIVTARWLLAAEPDWRLVAPDSQAEFTLETLDWPRAAVEERWAEPLSPPPPPAEPWVSGPATPTLPPLAPWGPVRGLQRRTTITVPHSGIWRFRLESYSLARLWLDGHLLLDHDGFQPAAWLEGWAPLAAGAHELRLDWLDLRGGSCRLESGAAPPLPA